From the genome of Candidatus Eremiobacteraceae bacterium:
GAATCGTGGGCAGATGCAGGCCTGCCAGCGCCGCATATGACCAGGCAGCGCACACGACGAGCGCCATGCGGACCGGACGCGGCAGCGGTAATGCCGCGAGCAGCCGCGCAAGCAGCGCCGCCATGATTCCGAGGTGCAACCCCGCGGTGGTCAAGACGTGGACCGTGCCGGTGTCGGAAAATTCTTGACGGAGCGCGGCGGGAAGATCGCTTCGGTCTCCCCAGAGCACGCCTTCTAAGACGGTGGCGTCGAGCGCCGGAAGACGCGCCTCGATCGCGTTCGCAAAGATCGCACGCAGTCTGGCGAGCCCCGCTTCGATTCCCGCGGCCGGACCGTCGATGCGGATATCGCGAGCTGCCGGTGCCGCCAGCACGAGCGCCACGCCTTGTTCGGCCAGGACGTCGCGTTGAGCCGGTTCTCCATCGTTGCGCGGCCCGCCGGGCAATTCCACACGGCCTTTCACATGCGTCAACCGCCCCGCAATCGTTGAACCGCTTTGGAACGATGGCGCTTCGAGCAGCGCTACCCGGCCGAGGAGCGAAGCGGCTACCGCACCGCGCGGCGCATCGACGGAATCGATGCGAATCCTTAAGGAAACGCCCGATGAGGTGGGCTTCGGGCGCTCGAGTGCGACCGCTTCGACAGAGACGTGCCGCTCTTGAAGCGCGGCAAATGGCGGATGCGATCGCGCCCATCCGGCCCGAGCGCCGAGGCAGATCCCCGCGACAGCCGCGACGCCGACGATGACCGTGAGTTCGACTGCCGCTCGCTTCACGGCGTCCGTGCGCCGCACGCAGCCGGCGACGGCAAGCAACGCGACGCAGCAGAGCGCAGTGGGCCAACCGAGCGCATGCGCACTTGCGATCACACCGATCGCGTAGCCCGCGAATGCAAGCGCGAGTGCGTGACCGAGTCGCGCATCAAGTATCCAACGATCCATGCCGGCGCATCACGGCGCCCTCATTGTGCGTCCACTCGTTCTCGGTGTCGCTCGCCGCGAGGAACGCCTGAAGCCGAACGGGAACAAGAAGTTCCAACACTCGCGTCGACAAAGGAGATGCGCTGCTTGGACACCCTGGTAATCGTGCTCTTGGTGCTGATCTTGCTGGCCGTGACAGGGCACCTGCACCTCTAGATCAAGCGCTCTAACCCCTCAACCTCCACACATCCGGCCGCACGCACGCGGCGGCTCGACGAATTAGGTATCGCATGCGCGTTCTCGTCACCGGCGGTGCTGGCTTCATCGGTTCGCACCTTATCGACGCTTTGGTCGCGGCCGGTCACGAGACCGCGATCGTCGATAATTTCTGGGAGCGCGGCGGCGGCCGTCGCGCAAATGTGAATTCTAAGGCGAAACTCTATCGATGCGATATCCGCGATAAGGAGCTTGACCGCGTCTTTGCGGAGTTCAAGCCGGAGGCGGTCTCGCATCATGCCGCTCAGCACAGCGTCGCGATTTCGACCGAAGACCCGCAGTTCGACGCCGACGTCAACGTCAAAGGCCTTATCAACGTCTTGCGTCTGTCTGCGACATATGGCGCGAGAAAGGTGACGTTTGCGTCATCGGCCGCCACGTATGGCACGCCGCAGTACCTGCCGATCGACGAAAAGCACCCGCAGCTCCCCGAATCGCCGTACGGCATCACCAAAATGGTCGCCGAACACTATCTCCGCTACTTCCGCGCCGCCAAGGGCCTGGAGTTCACCGCCCTGCGCTACGGCAATGTGTACGGGCCGCGCCAGGACCCGAACGGCGAAGCCGGCGTCATCGCGATCTTCACG
Proteins encoded in this window:
- a CDS encoding NAD-dependent epimerase/dehydratase family protein; the encoded protein is MRVLVTGGAGFIGSHLIDALVAAGHETAIVDNFWERGGGRRANVNSKAKLYRCDIRDKELDRVFAEFKPEAVSHHAAQHSVAISTEDPQFDADVNVKGLINVLRLSATYGARKVTFASSAATYGTPQYLPIDEKHPQLPESPYGITKMVAEHYLRYFRAAKGLEFTALRYGNVYGPRQDPNGEAGVIAIFTGRIIAGEPIRVDWDGEQQKDFVYVGDVARAGLLALDKGDGTCLNIGTGIGTSVNALHSAIAAQVGRDVEVVRAPKRAGDVRTCVFAVDAAKRELSWEPQTPLAAGIKATVEYFRSL